A genomic region of Metopolophium dirhodum isolate CAU chromosome 1, ASM1992520v1, whole genome shotgun sequence contains the following coding sequences:
- the LOC132947250 gene encoding SCAN domain-containing protein 3-like, producing MVKVNKDPFKQYLKNLEKPRHSQSSQGSVKRTNQDVENILATWLQDNKTKKWSEGLKFVQFIKNRTLHHGIKCSQYEAMFGCSAKIGLKSSLLPISIINKLKTEEDLEAAITSMNTGDHSEFDEALIEEINEEKKIDNRINKITTVRTEKVGETVKIKIPDVDRPHSDLRCILGVILSVHDDNYKIGTTEGKLDAMIDVIGLNNV from the exons ATGGTCAAAGTTAATAAGGATCCGTTca aacaatatttaaaaaatctagaaaaACCGAGACATTCGCAGTCAAGTCAAGGGTCCGTCAAAAGGACCAATCAAGATGTGGAAAATATACTTGCCACTTGGTTACAagacaacaaaacaaaaaaatggagTGAAGGACTAAAATTTgttcaattcataaaaaatcgaACCTTACATCATGGAATAAAATGCAGCCAATATGAAGCAATGTTTGGATGTAGTGCTAAAATTGGATTAAAATCATCGCTACTTCCAATatcaatcattaataaattgaaaaccgaAGAAGATTTAGAGGCAGCTATTACGTCAATGAATACTGGAGATCATAGTGAATTTGATGAAGCATTGATTGAAGAaattaatgaagaaaaaaaaatagataatagaataaataaaataactactgTAAGAACAGA AAAAGTGGGTGAAACCgtcaaaatcaaaatacctGATGTAGACAGACCTCACAGCGACCTTCGTTGTATTCTCGGAGTTATCCTATCAG tccatGACGATAACTATAAGATAGGAACCACCGAAGGAAAGTTAGatgcaatgatagatgtaatTGGCCTCaacaatgtttaa